AACACGTGCTTCGTGTTGGTGAACATCGCGTGCGCGGCCCAGTCGACGCCCTCGCCGCCCATCTGGATCAGCCCCGTCGTGTCGCGCTCCATCCACGACGCCATGAAGTGGCAGCCGATGCCGGCCTGCGCGATCGAGCCTTCCGGCACCTTCGTCGACGTGTTGTGCGGGCAGCCCGAGCAGAAGTACGGCGTGCGCTTCACCGCGTCGGCCTCGTTCGACAGGATCTGCGGCGCGACGAGATCGACGACGCGTTCGCGGCGGTCGAGCGCCGGCTTGTGGCGCGCGAGCCAGTCGGCGAACACCGGCAGGATGCGCGACGGGCGCAGTTCACCGAGTTCGGACAGCAGGCATGCGCCGGCGGCGTCATGCTTGCCGAGCACGCGCGGGCGCGCGCCTTCGGTGCGGTTGTACAGGTAGTCCTTGATCTGCTGCTCGATGACCGGGCCCTTCTCCTCGATCACGAGCACTTCGGCGAGCCCGTCGACGAAGGTCTCGATGCGCGTCATCTCGAGCGGATACGACAGGCCGACCTTGTAGATCCGCACGCCGGCCGCGTCGAGATCGGCCACCGTCAGGTCGAGACGGCGCAGCGCTTCCATCAGGTCGAGGTGCGCCTTGCCGCAGGTGACGATGCCGACGTTCGCGTGCGTGCTCGGCGCGATCCACTTGTCGATGCTGTTGGTGCGCGCGAAATGGCGCACCGCGTCGAGCTTCGCGGCGAGGCGCGCTTCGATCGTCAGGCTCGGCAGGTCGGGCCAGCGGTTGTGCAGGCCGCCCGACGGCGGCGTGTAGCCTTCAGGCGCCGGCCACTGCGTCTGCAGCGCGTCGAGGTCGACGGTCGAGCCCGACTCGACCGTTTCCGAGATCGCCTTGAAGCCGACCCATGCGCCCGAGTAGCGCGACAGCGCCCAGCCGTACAGGCCGAATTCGAGCATGTCGGCGATGTTCGCCGGGTTCACGACCGGCATGTGCCACGCGATCATCGCGAAGTCGCTCTGGTGCGGCATCGACGACGACACGCAGCCGTGATCGTCGCCCGCCACCACCAGCACGCCGCCATGCGGCGACGAACCGTACGCGTTGCCGTGCTTCAGCGCATCGCCGGCGCGATCGACGCCCGGGCCCTTGCCGTACCACATCGCATACACGCCCTCGACCGTGCGCTCGGGATCGGCCTCGACGCGCTGCGTGCCGAGTACGGCCGTGCCGCCGAGTTCCTCGTTGATCGCGGGCAGGAAGCGCACGCCGCCGGTGTCGAGCAGTTTCTTCGCCTTCCACAGCTGCTGGTCGACCATGCCGAGCGGCGAGCCGCGATAGCCGCTGACGAAGCCTGCGGTGTTGAGCCCCTGTTCGGCGTCGACCGCGCGCTGCATCAGCAGCAGGCGGACCAGCGCCTGCGTGCCGGTCAGGAAGATCCGGCCGCGCGTCGCGGTCAGGTTGTCGGTCAGTCGGTAGTCGGACAGGGCAGGCGTGCCATCGACGGGCAGGCGGGCGGTCATGGGGGATGTCTCCGGATTGTGCTGTTCTGGGCTGCGCGGCGGGGCGTCGGGCGACGCGTGACCGGCGGCAGCGAATGGCTCTATTTTTTCGTGCGCAGCCGAGAATGTTTTTTCTCTTCTTGCTCGGTCGGGGCGGTAGCGAGAAAAACTGCGCAGGTTTTTGCCCAGATTTGAGAGAGTTTTCGCGCGCGGTGGCGTGGGGCCGGTTGGCGGGTGTCGCGGCGGCCGGGTGGCTTGCCGGGGAAACCGGTGTGCGCTCGATGGCGCCGCCGCAGCCGCGCCGCGGGTGCTCAAGCCCCGTGTGGCAAGGGTTTCGGGCGCTTCGGGCGGTCACTCTCACCGTTGAATTGCACAGTCTTCCGATTGGTCAGCCGCGCCGGATGTCCACAACGCCGCGCCCCTCTGCCGACCGGGTTCGCGTGCTCACCGTTCGATTGCACAGCGTTTCGAGTGGCGTCGGGGCCGGGATGTCCACACCCGGAACCGGCATGCGGTTCGCCCGGGCGCCGATGCTCACCGTTGGAATTCACAGCGCGGCGAGTGGGTCCTGGCGGCGGATATCCACATCCTGGGCAGCTCACCTCGTCGATCTGCTGCGCGCCTCACCTCGCGAATACACAGGGTCGGGAGTGAGTTTGTCTCGCGGATATCTACGCCGGGATACGCGCGCTGCGTGGCTACCGCTTCGCACTCACCGTTGAAATACACAGTGCCACGAGTCGTTTCGGCGGCCGGATATCCACATCGGAGAGCATCGGCCGATCGAGCGCAGAAGCGCGTTTCAACGCGCACCGGCGAGCGGCAATGCCTACCGGCAGCGGGTTGTCACCCGATCGGCCACTGACGCTCATCGTTGAAATACACAGTGTCACGAGTCGTTTCGGCGGCCGGATATCCACATCGGAGAGCATCGGCCGATCGAGCGCAGAAGCGCGTTTCAACGCGCACCGGCGAGCGGCAATGCCTACTGGCAGCGGGTTGTCACCCGATCGGCCACCGACACTCACCGTGTAAATTCACAGTGCCGCGAGTCGTTTCGGCGGCCTGATATCCACATCGGAGAGCATCGGCCGATCGAACGCGGAAGCGCATTTCAAAGCACACCGGCGGGCGGCAATCCCTGCCGGCAGCGGGTTGTCACCCGATCGGCCACCGACACTCACCGTGAAAATACACAGTGCCGCGAGTCGTTTCGGCGGCCGGATATCCACATCGGAGAGCATCGTCCGATCGAACGCGGAAGCGCGTTTCAACGCGCACCGGCGAGCGGCAATGCCTGCCGCCAGCGGCTTGTCACCCGATCGGCGACCGACGCTCACCGTCGAAATACACAGTGCCGCGAGTCGTTTCGGCGGCCTGATATCCACACTGAAATGCGCACGGCGCTCCTGATCGGGCACGTGCCCCGGGCGACATCGTCGGCCGGACAGCCGCGTCCGGACGGGCCGCCAGCCAATCGGATGCTCATACTCACCATTGAATTCCACGGCGTGTCGAGTCGCTTGAGAGATCGCGAATGCGCGATGAAATTCGCACGTTTCGGACCACGTGCTCGCGCTCACCGTTAGAATGCACGACCCTTCGATCGGGATCCGGACCCGGATGCCGGCGTCGCGACGCACGCGTGGCCTGGCCACACATTCGTGCGTTCCGTTAGAATGCGCGGCGCCTCGAATCACTGCAAAGGCCTGCGAGCCTTGCTGGAACTGGCGCAGCGCGCGATCGGGCGTCGACGCTCACCATTGGATTTCACAGCATTTCGCTTCGTCTCGTGGCGAGTTGTCCACAACCCTCTTCACGTATTGCGCGACATCCGGCGATCCTCACCGGTGAAATCCACAGCGCGTCGAGTCGTTTCGGGGTGAGGATATCCACAACTGGTTGCGCGACGAGATCGCGATGTCCACATCGGCGAACGCGTCGGCGCACCGCAACCGGGGAAAGCCGGAAAGGCTTGTCCGGTCAGCCTCGGCGGCACCCTCACCATTCAAATGCACAGCGTTTCGAGTCGCCGTAGGGCAGGTTGTCCACATCCGTCCGACGATGCCCGCCGCGCCGACAGGTGCTCCCGAGCGGACGCTATTCCGCAATCGACCGGATGACCGTCGCAGGATTACCGCCGACCAGCGTATTCGGCGGAACGTCGCGCGTGACGACCGCAGCGGCCGCGACGACCGAATTCTCGCCGACCGTCACGCCGCCGATGATCGTCGCGCCCGCGCCGATCCACACATTCCGTTCGATCACGATCGGCTTCGCGACGACGCAGTCGCGCCGCCGCGAAGGCTCGACCGGATGACCGGACGTGATCAGGCTGACGTTCGGGCCGATCATCACGTCGTCGCCGATCTCGAGCCCGCCCAGATCGTAGAACGTGCAGTTCTGGTTGACGAACACGTTGCGCCCGAGCTTCATGCCGGTGCCGCCCGTGGCATGAAACGGTGGGATCAGCACGAAGCCGTCGTCCACCTGCGTGCCGATCAGCTCGCCAAACAATGCGCGCACTTCCGCTGCATCGTCGAACGTCAGACGGTTGAGCCGCGCGGTGATCGCCATCGCTCGCCTGACCTCGGCCACCATGGCCGCCGATTCGGGCGTTCTTCGCGGAATGATCGTGGTGCGATCGTCGTTTGCCATGCGTGACTTGCCTCCGGTGATTTCCGTGTTCGCGATGCGTCGGCGGTCGTGGTCGAATGCCTGCGAGGTCATGTGCAAGGATGCTGCAGGATCGGTGGCGCCCATGGGTAGTGATGCCGCTTTCAGCCAGGGTTTTGACCAAATTCCATAACTAGTTTCTATATAACTAGTCATGACTTAACCTCGTTGTGCCATCGGGCTTTGCCCGATTTTCTGCCCGACTCACGCTCGACATACAACGCCTCAACCGGTCTTGCTCAGCCGAACCGCCCCTGGCCGGGCGCCCCTGGCCGGGCGCCCCTGGCCGGGCGCCCCTGGCCGGGCGCCCCTGTCCGAACCTCCTGCGCTCGGGTACGCTTGAGCATCGACCGGACCGACACCTGCACCCAAACGCGGAGGCGCGATGAAGCTCTACTACTGGCCGAAGACCCGGGCATTCCGGGCGTTGTGGATGCTCGAGGAAATCGGCGTGGTGTACGAACTCGTGCCGATCGACCTGCGCTCGCACGAACAGGGCAGCGACGCATTCGTGCAGGTCAATCCGATGGCCAAGCTACCCGCGCTCGACGACGGCAGCGCGCCGTTCGCCGAATCGGGCGCCGTGCTGCTCTACCTCGCCGACTGCTGCCCGGGCGCCGGGCTCGGCATCGCGCCCGACGATCCGCTGCGCGGCCGTTTCCTCCAGTGGATGTTCTTCACGCCTACCTGCCTCGAACCGGCGATGGCCGAGAAATTCACCGGCGCGTCGGGCAATCCGGTCGCATTCGGCTGGGGCAACATCACGCGCGTGCAGCGCGCACTCGCGCAAGCGCTCGCCCACAACCCGTGGCTCGTCGGCGACCGTTTCACCGCAGCCGACCTGCTGCTCGCCAGCACGTTGAAGATCGCGTTCGACGCACATTTGCTGCCGCACGAAGGCGTGCTCGGCGACTACGTCGCACGCGCCGAGGATCGCGACGCGTTCCGTCGCGCCGTTGCGATCGAACAACGTGAAGCCGCGCGATTGCTGCACGCGTGACGCTTGAGGGGTGGGCCCCGCGATCACGCCGGTGCGCCCGGCCCCTGCGCCGACGCGCCCGCCTCGACCACCACGCCCGGCGAGCCGCGCTCGTCGGTGTCGACGTCGATCGGCACGACTTCGTGAAAATGCGTGTAGTCGATGTGCGTGATGCCGTCTTCGTCGTGCATCAGGTCGACATAGCGGTGACGCCAGCGGATCTCGCCATGCGCCCATGAGTGACGCGCCTGCATGACCTGCGCGGTCGTTTCGTCCGAGCCCTCGATCGTGATCAGCAACGATGCGTCGCGCGCGGCGAGCGATTCGGGCGTCTCGCCGAACAGCGCGCTCGATTCGTCGATCACGTGCATCAGGTTCCAGCCGAGCAGGAAGATCGGGTGCTCGCTGCGCACGAGCGCCAGGTCATGGATCTTGCGCAACGAGTAACCCTCGTGCGTGCCTTCGACGCGCATCAGCCGCAACTTCGCCTGCGCCTCGGCAATCACGTTCTGGCGCGCATTCGCGGCGCGCACCATCAGCGTCATCCGGCCGTTCAGCGGCCGTATGATCGCGTTGCGCGCGAACAGGATCTTCGCCTGCGGCCGCGAAAAGCGCGCGAACACGAGCCCCGTGGCCAATGCGATGCTCGACATCCCGACGAAGATCTCGAACGTCGCGACGAGGTGCGCATAAATGGTCTGCGGATGCATGTCGCCGTAGCCGACGGTCGCGAGCGTCTCGACGCTGAAGAAGAACGCGCCGCCGAAGCCGGCCGGCGACTGGTTCGCGATCGGCGTATTGCCGAGCATGTAGAGCGTCGCGAAGCCGCCGTTGAGCAGCAGGAACAGCACCGCGAGCGACAGGAAGAATACGGGCCAGCTCACCGTCAGCGCGCGATGGTAGAAATCGCGCCAGCCGAGCGGCGGCATCCCGTACGCGATCACCGGGCGGGTGCCCGACCAGATCTTGCGGCCACGGCCGCGGGGGGCTGGGGAGGACGAATCGACGTTCATCGCGCGGCGCCGGTTGCAGGAAGGCGATGAGCGTAGCACGCGCGGCGGCGGCCGGGAATGCGTGCCGGCGCGCAACGGCAATCGGCCGCGCGATGCCGAAAAAAAGCCGGCCGCGTATGCGGCCGGCTGCGTCGTCATCATGCGGACCCGCGCGCAATGCGCGCCGCGGTCACTTCCGATCGACGATCACCTGGTCGAACGTGCCGCCGTCGGCGAAATGGGTCTTCTGCGCGTTCGCCCAGCTGCCGAAAACCTGCTCGACGCTGAACGTCTTCAGCGCCTTGAACTCGGCCGCATGCTTTTTCAGGACGTTCGCATCGCGCGGGCGCAGGTGGTGTTGCGCGATGATCTCTTGCGCTTCCGGCGTGTACAGGTAGTCGAGATAGGCCTGCGCGATCTTGCGCGTGCCCTTCTTGTCGACGACCTTGTCGACGACGGCGACGGGCGGCTCCGCCAGGATGCTCGCCGACGGATACACGGCGTCGAACTGTGCGCCCGATGCGCCGGTGTCCATCAGCGCGACTTCGTTCTCGAACGTGACGAGCACGTCGCCGATGCCGCGCTGCGTGAACGTCGTCGTCGCACCGCGACCGCCCGAGTCGAGCACCGGTACGTTGCGGAAGATCGCCTTCTCGAAGTCGAGCGCCTGCTGGTCGGTCGCGCCCTTCTGCTTCTGGAAGCCCCACGCGGCGAGATACGCATAACGACCGTTACCCGACGTCTTCGGGTTCGCGATGATCACCTGGACACCCGGCTTCGCGAGATCGCTCCAGTCCTTGATCGCCTTCGGATTGCCCTTGCGCACGAGGAACACCATCGTGGTCGAGTACGGCGAGCTGTTGTCCGCGAAGCGTGTGCGCCAGTCCTTCGACAGCAGCTGGCCGCGCTCGGCGAGCAGGTCGATGTCGTTCGGCTGATTCATCGTGACGACGTCGGCCTGCAGGCCCTGCAGCACCGACAGCGCCTGCGCGCTCGACGCGCCGTGCGACTGTTTGATCGTGACGGTCTCGCCGGTCTTCTGCTTGTACGCAGCGGCGAAGCTCGTGTTGATGTCCTTGTACAGCTCGCGCGTCACGTCGTACGACACGTTCAGGATCGACGTATCCGCGTGCGCAGCCGTCGCCGCCACGACCAGCGCCGCCGCCGCGCCCGTGTGCAGCCAGCGGCCGATCCCCTTGATGCTTGCCATCGTGATATGCCCCGTTTCCAGTGGTGGTGAATGTGCGTGACGGCACGCGTACGCGCTGTCATCGAAACGTAAGCGGGCATTCTAGCGGCCGGGCGCGGCGCGCTTTCCAATCAGTCGTGGAAAGCAAATCTCGAATCCTGCTAAACCGCGGCGGACGCTCGCGCGCGCCGCCGATCCGGTGTTAAGATCGCCGCTCAGCCCACTCACGGTTCATCCATGTCCGCTACCCTGCGCTCGCTTCCGATCCTCGCCGCCGTCGCGGCAGGTACGCGCGCGGCCGGGCTGAAACAGAAAAAACGACTCCTCGACTGACGGGGACGTCGCGTCCCGTCAGGCGAATGCCGGACGGGATGCCCGCAGGTCGTTTCATTCTCCTTGCACGCATGCCTCGCTCCGGCTCTCCGCCGGCGGAACGGTTCCTTCCCACTCCGTTTCCACCATGAGGCTTTGCATGAACACACGTTTCGAAGGTATCTGGCTGCCGATCATTACGCCGTTCCAGCACGGCGAAGTCGACCATGCGGCGCTCGCGCGGCTTGCGCGTCACTATGCGGGCGCAGGGATCGCGGGCTTCGTCGCGGGCGCGACGACCGGTGAAGGCGTATTGCTCGATGCACGCGAACAGGATGCGGTGTTCGCGACGCTGCGCGACGCAGCGCCCGGGCTGCCGATCGTTGTCGGGCTGACCGCGAGCGCGACGCATTTCGCGGCCGCGCGTGCGCGCGAACTCGCGGCATCGCGGCCGGACGGGCTGCTCGTCACGCCGCCCGTGTACGTGCGACCCACGCAGGACGGTATCCGCCGCCATGTCGAGGCGATCGTCGAGGCGGCCGACCTGCCGGTGCTCGTCTACAACATCCCGTACCGCACGGGCGTGAACGTCGAACTGGACACGCTGCAGGCGCTCGCGCGCGACTCGCGCGTTGCCGGCATCAAGGAATGCGGCGGCACGCTCGACCGGATGAGCCGGCTCGTGCACGACACGCCGCTCGCGATCCTGTCCGGCGACGACAACCAGAACTTCGCGGCGATGTGCGCCGGTGCGCACGGCGCGATCGCAAGCAGCGCGCACGTGCTGCCCGAATGGCATGTGCGCATCCATGCGCTGCTGCGCGACGGACGGCTCGCCGACGCGCGGCGCCTGTCGGTCGTGCTGCAACCACTTGTGGCGGCGCTGTTCGCGGAGCCGAACCCGGCGCCGGTGAAGGCCGTGCTCGCCGAGCAAGGGTGGTGCGAGGACGGGTTGCGGCTACCGTTCGTGCCGGCGAGTGACGGGTTGCGGGAGCGGCTGGCAACGATCTGTGTGGCGCTCGAAGCAATCGAGCCGGACGTCGCAGTGGCGTAACCCGCGACACCCCATGACGAGCTGGCGACCGATGGATTTCGTGCCGACAAATTGCTTCAGACTGTCAGAACGAGAGAGAGGCCGTACCGTGCAAGAAGGGTATCGGCCGTCACGAGCTGAAGCGGCTCGAGCCGGGCCTGCGCGACCAGCAGTCGATCGAACGGATCGCGATGGTGGTGAGGCAAATCACGCACCGCAGCTCCATGCACGGCCCGAACCGGCAGCTCACGAATCCCGCTTGCTCCGATTGCCCGGATCAGCTTGCCCACGTCGATATCGAGCTTCCCCAGGCCGGCCTTGATGGCGGCCTCCCAGATACTCGCGCTGCTGACGAAACGCTCGTCGGCAGCCGAGATCAGCCTGCGCGCCCGTGTGCTGAGTCTGGGGTCATTGGTCACGATCCACAAGAAGATGTGCGTATCGAGCAACAGTCGCATCACCGCCCTTCGAATGCATCCAGCAGGTAATCGGGCAGCGGCGCATCGAAGTCGTCTGCGATTCGGACTTGTCCCTGCAGGACTCCGAATCGAATGGGTAGCGAAGCAGGCGCGCGCTGATCGG
The DNA window shown above is from Burkholderia cepacia and carries:
- a CDS encoding type II toxin-antitoxin system VapC family toxin, whose product is MRLLLDTHIFLWIVTNDPRLSTRARRLISAADERFVSSASIWEAAIKAGLGKLDIDVGKLIRAIGASGIRELPVRAVHGAAVRDLPHHHRDPFDRLLVAQARLEPLQLVTADTLLARYGLSLVLTV
- a CDS encoding ion channel; this encodes MNVDSSSPAPRGRGRKIWSGTRPVIAYGMPPLGWRDFYHRALTVSWPVFFLSLAVLFLLLNGGFATLYMLGNTPIANQSPAGFGGAFFFSVETLATVGYGDMHPQTIYAHLVATFEIFVGMSSIALATGLVFARFSRPQAKILFARNAIIRPLNGRMTLMVRAANARQNVIAEAQAKLRLMRVEGTHEGYSLRKIHDLALVRSEHPIFLLGWNLMHVIDESSALFGETPESLAARDASLLITIEGSDETTAQVMQARHSWAHGEIRWRHRYVDLMHDEDGITHIDYTHFHEVVPIDVDTDERGSPGVVVEAGASAQGPGAPA
- a CDS encoding DapH/DapD/GlmU-related protein, producing MANDDRTTIIPRRTPESAAMVAEVRRAMAITARLNRLTFDDAAEVRALFGELIGTQVDDGFVLIPPFHATGGTGMKLGRNVFVNQNCTFYDLGGLEIGDDVMIGPNVSLITSGHPVEPSRRRDCVVAKPIVIERNVWIGAGATIIGGVTVGENSVVAAAAVVTRDVPPNTLVGGNPATVIRSIAE
- the dapA gene encoding 4-hydroxy-tetrahydrodipicolinate synthase; amino-acid sequence: MNTRFEGIWLPIITPFQHGEVDHAALARLARHYAGAGIAGFVAGATTGEGVLLDAREQDAVFATLRDAAPGLPIVVGLTASATHFAAARARELAASRPDGLLVTPPVYVRPTQDGIRRHVEAIVEAADLPVLVYNIPYRTGVNVELDTLQALARDSRVAGIKECGGTLDRMSRLVHDTPLAILSGDDNQNFAAMCAGAHGAIASSAHVLPEWHVRIHALLRDGRLADARRLSVVLQPLVAALFAEPNPAPVKAVLAEQGWCEDGLRLPFVPASDGLRERLATICVALEAIEPDVAVA
- a CDS encoding glutathione S-transferase family protein; translated protein: MKLYYWPKTRAFRALWMLEEIGVVYELVPIDLRSHEQGSDAFVQVNPMAKLPALDDGSAPFAESGAVLLYLADCCPGAGLGIAPDDPLRGRFLQWMFFTPTCLEPAMAEKFTGASGNPVAFGWGNITRVQRALAQALAHNPWLVGDRFTAADLLLASTLKIAFDAHLLPHEGVLGDYVARAEDRDAFRRAVAIEQREAARLLHA
- a CDS encoding sulfate ABC transporter substrate-binding protein is translated as MASIKGIGRWLHTGAAAALVVAATAAHADTSILNVSYDVTRELYKDINTSFAAAYKQKTGETVTIKQSHGASSAQALSVLQGLQADVVTMNQPNDIDLLAERGQLLSKDWRTRFADNSSPYSTTMVFLVRKGNPKAIKDWSDLAKPGVQVIIANPKTSGNGRYAYLAAWGFQKQKGATDQQALDFEKAIFRNVPVLDSGGRGATTTFTQRGIGDVLVTFENEVALMDTGASGAQFDAVYPSASILAEPPVAVVDKVVDKKGTRKIAQAYLDYLYTPEAQEIIAQHHLRPRDANVLKKHAAEFKALKTFSVEQVFGSWANAQKTHFADGGTFDQVIVDRK